Proteins co-encoded in one Stomoxys calcitrans chromosome 5, idStoCalc2.1, whole genome shotgun sequence genomic window:
- the LOC106091270 gene encoding uncharacterized protein LOC106091270, with product MSKLFKWILLCVCIELCGGDIRFTNIKCTEFHPDFATFPQCRLKMVKRGVVALNIHVALHQLPVNNVSVNVSLWKKVSGYRPFLYNVTEDFCKFLRNRKKIPFLKIVSDILLKDSNINHTCPFNHDIIVNNLILKEEMFKYLPLPNGEYMFQFKVGAYNDWKADVRAYFAVRLKFVFTWASTSQMFPALEGENRR from the exons ATGTCGAAACTATTCAAATGGATTTTATTGTGCGTTTGCATTGAGCTTTGTGGAGGTGATATTCGTTTTACCAATATCAAGTGTACCGAATTTCATCCGGATTTTGCAACTTTTCCACAATGCCGTCTTAAAATGGTGAAGCGTGGTGTAGTCGCTTTAAATATTCATGTTGCGCTTCATCAGTTGCCTGTTAATAATGTATCG GTCAATGTTTCGTTGTGGAAGAAGGTCAGTGGATATCGTCCTTTTCTTTATAACGTAACCGAagatttctgcaaatttttacgaaatcgCAAGAAGATAccatttttgaaaatagtttCTGATATTTTGCTGAAGGATTCCAACATCAATCACACATGTCCTTTTAAT caTGACATTATTGtgaacaatttaattttaaaggaGGAAATGTTCAAATATCTTCCTTTACCCAATGGTGAATACATGTTTCAATTCAAGGTGGGTGCTTATAACGATTGGAAGGCTGATGTGAGGGCATACTT tgcagtccgactcaagtttgtTTTTACATGGgcgagtacctcacaaatgtttccagcattagaaGGCGAAAATCGCCGCTGa